The Myripristis murdjan chromosome 8, fMyrMur1.1, whole genome shotgun sequence genomic sequence aaatacagacacatatAGTTTGGTCAAAGGCAACACATcattttttgttagttttcactgcacacacaaacacacacacacactcacacacacgcacatgcagtGAAGTATCAGTAATTTAGCTTTGGCTGAAAGTTTTTGACACATTTACTAAGCAGTTCTTTCAGCtttcatctaatctaatatgcgcacacataaacacaaacacacactttggcaCTACTAACTTTaccacatgtaaacacactaatatttgtgcacttttttttttttttttttttaaatctcaagacacacacacacacacacacatgcacacacatgcacacacataaacacacacaggggacCATAGGGTCTGAGTTAGCCTGCTGGATATTAAAAGATGCTCATACACCCACAGCTCAAGGCAGATAGCTCAATGTTGCTTGGCAACAGGATGAACGCAGCACTGCTGTGGCCACATGCTCCAGCACTGGGCATGTTTATTAATCCACTCATCAATCTGTGTTTCTCAACATTATCTcaaaatgtgtgagagagactgcTGAGTCACTGGCTGAGCAACAGCGATTTCCAAAATGAAGGAGTGAGGAGACTTCCAGTGTGGCAGGCAGCGATGGCGCTGAGCAACAACCTCAAAGCacaagagggaggaggatgaCGAGCCAGAGGAGATTGCTCTTATTTCCCTCCCACTGCTCTCCACATGAAGATGTcgatagaaagaaaaaagaaacgacagcagggggaggagggataGAGGGAAGAAAGTGTTTGCTTTGGGGCTGAAGCATGCAAACGAACGGTCGGCTTATTTTGTTTGGAGGGGCAGAGTGGATAttgagaggagacagaggaggagagacagaggggagtgCAGgatactttttcaaaactgtcATCTCCAGCCAAATTTCACTTTCTGAAGGGCTGCAGTCAGTCAGGACAGGCGGGCTTACTGAAAGGCGAGATCTGTGGCTGAGTTTACTGTAAGTGATTCATCCACTCAGTCATCCACTGACTCAATGCTGAGACATTTAAAATAACAGACACACGGTATGGCAGGCTCAACTGCCTTAACAGAATTACCTAGAACTACCTTAGAGTCTGGACTAATGTAGGAATAACAATAATAGATCTGATCAGCTGCACTAAATCCagacagaaacatttttaaaataacgTAAAAGCTTCTTAACCAAAACTGCAACTTAAACATAATTAGTTTAATACTATATATGATTAATACTGCTGCTTATACATGGATTGTTGCATGTATGCTCAAATATATTCCAATATTGTAATGATAAATATGTTAAAGCAATGTATGTGCATACAGTGtatgttaaaggtgcactacatAAAATTACCAGGGTCACTTGAGGTGAGGACTgtgtagactcagctgacaaaaacatggaataagcacatattTATAATCAGTGgttcagtttgaaaatgaaaaccaatgagaaccatcaaattacaagcttaatctacttttttttggctgccgagtctaagggccctatcttgtgccacccgctatccgctgccactacccgctacccgcaaattgcggatttaggaacttccgctatccctaaacggtatcttgcgccacccgctacccgctatccgttatgccgactccgtcatttgtgCCTGGatgtgtgtccgtgggcgtgtttcatgcgctatccctaaagttgctatcttgcgcacacactttaggatagcggctatccctaaagtttgggctgttaggagagcgcgcccaggcggcttcaatgcgcgccccgacggagcctcgccacgcacacggtcggactgataccgggacgccgccggaatggactgagtatattactcatatagactgtttagaggaaagactgttttaattggacacgtTTTCtggttttatcataagccagcagctgtgctatatttttatttttaatattttatttgcccaatctaccttgtcaataaattagtttacacatagttccacctctgcctcttgtgtgtgtgtggtgtggcccggggattttactcaatcagtacaaccttgtgacacgtccacttggacacatgtggctccacctcccgaattaactcgcctataatataatatatgtgtatatataaagccaccttgctttagcctcagcagaacccctgagaaaatctaccttcctctctccatcgcgggtttaggatttaggatttaggatagcgcagcctgcccttaaaggcaatggcacctggcacactgattggtttaactggcgtaacgcccaaaacacgcctatccataatatagcgggtagagcaggtgttttgcggatagcgggaggtgcacaagatagcaacttttacgggggagcgcctcttcctaaatcctaaatccgcaaatagcgggtttagggagtctggcgcaagatagggtcCTAAAGGTTACTCGCTCTAATCGACCCCCAGTAGTTATACATAGTACACTTTAAACAAATACTGATTACGatatattattttcatgtttttatttttcattattcagcTCAGCTGTATTTATGTCCTTTATGAATGCTGTTAATtatgtatttagagacattaaacactgaatggggtcaaagtGACCCTAAAGATAATTGGGGGGTTAAATCCAGTGTTGTGCCTCTCCTacctgaggaggaggtggtTTCGCGGTCGCTGTCGCCCTCCTTGCCCTCCTCAGCAGAACCAGCGGACGGTCCGGCACAGCTGGAGCTGGGCGGGCGCTGTTGTCTCCGCCGCCGCCGAGACCTCTGGGAACGCAACATATTCTGATCCACAAACTCCTTCGCCCCTTTCTTTACAAGAGAAATGAgagtggaggaaagaaaaacacagaggcagaggttGTAGAGAAATAAGAAGCATTAAAGGAGCATTGCAGTGAACGCTGAATTTACAAGATGCTGCCTACCTGTAACAGGAAGCAGTCCAGACCACACGGCTCAGTCTCCATGCGGATCTCCTTGCTCTTCCTCTTGTAAACATTGGGTGTAGCGTGGAAAGCTTCAGTGATACAAAGAGACATATTTGGAaatctcacatacacacagcatggCAGCAGTAGCTAGCAGCAGTGCATGAATTATTACATAAAACAAGTAAGACACCAGAGGAGACATAAGCAGGATTATGGTGGAACATAAAGCCCCCTACTTGGTTTACTCAACATTTGAAGTCATGTAGCAGAGTTTACCCACCATTTTAagatgttatattttatttaccaCTGTATCACTGGGAATTAGGCGAATATCATGTTgtatcaaaaccaaaaaaatctgtgattctTGGCTCAGCAAGCCATACATGTGTGGGGAGCTTTGATTTTTTCACCACAGTTCTTGtatgtcaagtttttttttttttttttttttttttttttgaggctaTTAATGATACAGAGCATTCAGCACTGCTTTTGAGTAATAAAAACATTAGGCCAAATAAGTGACTTTTCCACTTCTGCGTATGGATTTCTCTTTAAGGGTTGCACAAACTTTTCAGGACTTTGGCGGACTGCACAGGGACAAACTTTAGCCCTATTCAGCTTTTGGTGTTGTGAATTGTTGGTatatgtttaaattaaaaagacgACACTTGAATTCTGTTGGTTCTCAcaagcctttttgttttttccaaggCCTAAACCAAAGTACAAACCTAAACATGAAGAAGGCGAATCGTTCATGGTAATCAAGCAAGCAATCAAGCGATAGCAATTAGAAATCAAACTAATACAAAtctacagggaaaaaaaaaacgaatatttatgaaaatgaaacgAGATATTGAGTAATTACGGTGGAGGAAGCAATCGTATTTGAAGCAACGTCTGCAGAAGAGCGTGTGGAAGGAGTGCAGAGACTGCTCCCGCTGCACGGACTTGGCGAAGGGCCCGTCCATGTTGGGCGTGCAGAGGGGAGGCAGCTTCACTGGGCTGGGGGGCTCCAGGAGATCCTTATACCTGTGGATATAGCAGCTGGTCAGGAGTCTAAATACATCAACATCAAAATAATGCTGTAGTGACTAAGTCCTATAgaaatgctgtgaaaaaaaaaacaaaaaaaaacatcagcttgGCTAAGAATTTTACATAGTCATTATTAATCTTGTCCTGTTTGGGCTGGCTGCACTTTGAAGCCGGAGAGAGTTTACACAGTGGTTATTTTACCTGCGTGCACTGCTTGGCAGCACACTCTCTGCTGACTATCAGTATGCTCTTTTGAAGTTGGAAATTGGGCAAGGTTGTAAACATTGTTTTCAAAGTGAAGCTCTTTCAGATGCTGATGCAAGTGCTCCTTTGAGTCAGAGAGCCTGAGAGAAGCCACCATTATTACTTTTCTCCCTGAGAACTGGCGTCTCCATGGTGAACACTAAGCAACGGCCTGTTCAGCATTGTGCACATAGATGCCTGGTTTGGTTGCACTTGTCTTACTtttccttcagctcctccatgGTGCCCTTGTAGGGGAACATCGAGGCGATGGCCGTAAATATCTTATCGTGCGGGATCTTCTTGCTGCTGGAAAGATCCTTCGCTtttggagacagagacagaaagcaagGCGGTGAACCAAGTTTGCCATACAAGTCGCTCGCGTCTTGTCTGCACATCAGGTTTTCATTCAGATTCTCAAATATAGATTCGCAAATAAAGCTTGGGCAATGAAACATGTTGCAATGATACAGTGAATTTCCCAGCGCTCTGGGCCAATTAAGAGTGTGTGGTGGTGCATGTGGTAGATATTTTAACTGAGTGctaaagtctgacagctccgaATGAATAATCTCTTTGTAAACATACGATCTAATGTGTACAGTAATTTTCGATGTACGTTATCTATTATGTATGTGTACGTCATGCATGAACGTGTATGTGCACGAGCAGCTGAGTTAGCGGTGCCCAGGTGTGCTTGTCTTACACTCTCACTCAGTGTTGGTATACAAGTTTCCCATAAAGCCTGCTACGAGAGGTCATTAGGTACAGTAATTAGAGCTGGGCCATATCAGTGTCATGGACAAACAGGTTCCCTCATACACAGTGCCCAGGCTGGGACACAGGGGCTAGTTTAAAGTAAACAATGCCAGCGCAAGAGCTGCAGTGGCAAGCCGACCTTCTGGCACCTGTACAGTATAATGAGGAGGAACAATGCCAACTGTGGTCAAACTGCACTTTCCTTGTTCTTTCAGGGGCCACAGTCCGAGGCaggacagcaaacacacacgccaAACAGCAAAGGACCCTCTGCAAGCGCTTGGACACACTCACCTTCGGTAAtactcctcctctttctcttcaggAAGGCCACGGTGCCTGCTTTGGTGTCCTCTGAGCCCTCCACTGAGCTCCGCCTcattgctctctcctcctctttcttctccacctcctcctccgccactgcttcctcctcctcctcctcctcttcctcctggtcAGAGTACTGGCTCAGGGCCTCCACCAGCTCTTTAAAGATCTCATCGTTGATAAACCCCCCCTCTGGGACACACaacaaaatcaatatttcagcaCTCACATGCGTCAACATGTATTCCCGAAAATAACCCCTCCCTCCCGTGACTCTCAAAGCATGACGTCAGCGGACTGTTTGCATCCAGTGATAAATCAGACTGACGGGGATGAGATGATGAGATCTGTGGGGTGTGAAGCGCTGGACACACACCTCTGTCTCCGTGGACGCCGTCGTAGTTGTCGATGAGCTCCTCCAGGAAGGCCTCGTCCTGTTCCAGCACCTCGTCGCCCATGTATGGGATGTTGTGGAGGAACGTCTCATCCTCCACCTGGATGGgacacagcaacacaccagagGGAGtcataaagacagagaaagacagaagagatagaaagtgtgtgtgtgtgtgcgcagtggTTTATGCATACCAATAAGCCTTACATGTGATGTCAATGTCAGAATGACCTCAGAGGATGTTAATGTTATTGACAATAAATTAGTCCTATACTGTGCCAGGCATGACTTATTACACCTCTCCCAAACTGTGTAAATGCATCAAATGTGGTAGTTTGTGTATGCATACCACACATAAAGACAGAAAAGTCTAAACCATTAATTATGAGGTGCAATttgagtgaactatccctttaataaaaCTGACTTGGGGACAACAAGTAATCTTTGGTGTAATTTTTCCATAGAGTTGGAATGTAAGCACCTACACATAGTTCAAAGCTTGTTCAAACACTGTATTATATTAATGAGCAAGAGATGTGGTGAGTAACTGCAGCTGTCTGTTACAATGTGAGGCTGATAGGCACGCTacacaaagaaaatgcaaatataagGGACACCATGGGCTGAAGTAAATGAGACAGCCTCTACAGGTGGAagacaggtttatttttttcactttgacggagccaggctaacgactcccatagactccaagtctttatgctaagctaacaagaaatGCTATCCATAAAAACCAAACCACTGGCcttacagaggtgaaaatggtatcaaacatcttgtctcaacCTGGGAAAGTTGGAGAAAGGCTGTTTTGCCCAAAGCGCTTgagtatttatttaatgatgATGTATATATTGCTAGTGACTTTCTCTAATATGAAGTATTGATATGAATTTTTGAGACATATAATGTAATTAGTCCATATAGTGCTGGTTTGCCTGATATTTAACATACATACAGTTTTGTTTATGGAGTTTTCATACACTAATGAAGGTGCTATTGGACCAGAAACACATGagtaataaattaaaatagctCTGTATTGCATGAGCAGTGGGTGGGGTCTTTAATCTTAGAAATTATGTAGAAATAATGTGTTCTCATGAGCACATGCTCAAGTGAGAGGGTcccacacctgcagtaacagtGTAATCACAGCATTACCAACACAGTATCATCTATTTCATACCATGAAATTGTGCTGCAGAGGTGACCAGGAGTACATGAAGGGGATCCCTGCGACTGTTGAGAGTGGCCGCATGGCGATGGCCTGAGCTTTGAACGCTGGGAAGCCGAACTCCACCGCGCACATCTGTAAGGGGAGAGGAGCGGCAGAAGAAGAACAGTCCTCGCGATTATTTCACAATTTGAAAATAATGTAAGTGAATACACATGCGGTCCAATCCCCTACTGGGAAAATAAACGCAGCTCACAAAATATGGAGGACCTTTGCCAGCATCTGTGAACACAAACATGCTGCTGTGCCCTCAGGCTGTTTGTATGATGGTGCTCTCACAGGGGGTTTAGCCATAGACCGCTGTAACTCCGCCATGTGATCCCGCTCTGGCACACAGATCCTCCCTGAGAAAATTAGTGACACCTGACAGCCGGGCGGGAGAGCGGAGCAGAACACTGGACCTGAGAGTGATGTTATCCCTTTCTCACGACACATCACATTACACGTCAACACAATAATAACCAGGATTACTTGCTGAGTGAGAACGGCCCGGACACGATTATGAGTCAAGACAGAGTCGCACAATACAGGCAAGATTATTAGTTGGGTCTGAGGCAGAAGACAGAAATAAGGGGAGAGTATATATGATGCACTGACTAGTCAtgtctctctcagtgtctctctgtcttaaacataaacacacacacacacacacacacacacacacacacacaccttcttgCTGGACAGAGCTCCACTTGAAGTAGATAGAGGGATAGACTGAATCCTGAGCTTGGACCAATCTGCGTTCAGGATATCTGTCTGTTGCTCAATCTTTTGCCTGTTGGACATGAACAGGGCCTGGaagcaaacacaaaagacaaaagaaaatatcaaaCAGAGTACGCACACAAAAAGTGAGGCACATACACAGTCCAGTACGCTcataaaaccttaaaaaaagaaCTTGACCTCCCTTTCCATGAGCAATAATGTAAGAGTGAGAAAAGCAGGTGGGCCCACCTTGACCTGCTCAGCTTTTTTAAGGCGTTTTAATTGGCGAAGGCGCATGTACTCTGACTTGACCCTTCTCCTCCACTCCAGCAGGCTGCGAGACGCCGTATAGGAGGACGGCTGAGATCTTGTGGTTGGCGGGACAGGACCGGTGGCCGGAGCTGGAGCTTCTGTTTCGTCCATGGCTCTGTGGAACAACATGGATATCAAATGCTTGGCCAACCCAGTGCCACAAAAACACTCCAAACTGTgttaaaaactttgattttttcccccatctttGTCGTATTCATCAATGTTAAAGAATAGAGGAATCCCTAATTTGAATGCTTGAATGTTGATGAGCATATTAGCATTATATTTTTCCAAACACCTAACtactttccctttctcttctctctctctctttctcttgcatacactcactcccacacatacacacaacaaaaatcTCCCTAATATTCCTATAAGGATTTGCAGAGTGTCTGTGGTACTAGTGAGTTTATCAGGCCTCATCATACATTGTGGCATGCTCTATCTCCTATGGCTGCTACAATAATAACCCCACTATAATATCCACATAGGGACTGAATAGTTTTGCTGCTACATATGTATGTTGACCTAAAAGTCATCACAGGATATTATAGCAATGTAGCCTGTGTCTCTCCTACTCACACTCACTTACAAACTTCCCCATTTACACTCACTGTGCATCTACCAGAAAGACTGCCCCCTCTGTTGGCAAAACAAAATTGACATCTAACGTTAAAAAGGGTCCTATCATTCCGCCCTGGTGTTTTAAAGTATCTGCTCAATGGTAGCCCGTCACTGGCCCACTACCGAGAGTGGTATTAGAGCAAACAGCAAAAGcacagatacatatatatatctatcccCGTTAATTTAACAGTGCGGTGCATCCACATTGCTCAGGAGTGGGCGTGCCTCTTCTGAAAAGCAATATGAAGCGGAGCAGAAAAGTGCGTAGTACAGTTTTTCTGTATTGCATAACCACCCCGGTGATCATCAACTTCCCTCGCTGATCTAAAACAGAATTAATAATAAACCAAAATGCAAACAGAGTCTGGGAAACTAGTCTATCTTTTCCGGACCACGAGTCGTGCACAGCGTCAGCCACAGCTGAGAAGTGTGCTACGTACAGCCCCGTAGCTGCAGCCCCGCTGAAACGGAGCTACTGCACAGTATCCATTTAAATTTGGAGCACTTTAAAGACGTGCGCACCGAGCACCATAATGACAGCATGCTATCCTGGCGGACGCGTGTGCACGTCCACCTCTACATTCAGTGTCGCAGTTATGAAATACCTTCAAATCCCCGTGTCTTGCGTCCTATTTGTTGCGACTAGAGCCCGCAACGCGATGAAGTCCCCCCTCTTTTCTATCAGAGAGATCCAGTGCAATTAAAACGCTGTGTCTTTGCTATGGATCTGACGCAGATATCGTCTCCACAAGGCGAGGGGATCTAAGAAAAATCCCTACGTTGTCCAGGAGCATGGTGCtagaggttgttgttgttgtagccTACAATTAAATAGCTGCGCACTTGGCTTGGCTGAGACAGCCCGAGCAGAGGGGTGACGTCTTTATTATGATCACAGCCTTTCCTACTAGAGGAGGATTTAGTATTATTCTGCGTCCTGGGAATAAAAAAAGTAGCGTGGAGCTGCTACGGCATGgccatttacatgcacacacaggatctgatgtaaCTATACACTGTGCTGTATCCAAACGCGTAACGGTACCGGACACTAACTAATAGGATGTTGTTTTGGTCCGCATTGTGAGAGCTATGAATGCAGTTTTtgaagaaaaggagaaggaatTACGCACTCCCAAATCACATTTCAAGGCAAAACTTTAAATCCATATCATAAGGTTAATGGAATATTACCGTTAAATCAAATGGGATACAAAAATACCACAAAGCTTCGATAATGTAACTGTACACTACTGAGTACCACAGACATCATAGAAGTCCCAGTAGAAATTATATAGTGATTTTTTCGGTAGAGATAGTCGAATGGAAGtggtttaaaataaaataaccttcATCAATTATTCTCCCTGAGTGTGCAGGTTACCATCGTGGCTCTGTTTATGAAGGATTTATAGTCTACAACTGCAGTTTCTTATCGTAACAGGTGTAGATCTCTGCTAATTCTTCCTACATTCCTACAGATGCGTACTTCTGTCGAGCGGAAAAAGGcttagttgttgtttttaacctcctcctccagggagaGCTCAACGCGTCTTGGGAGGGGTGAAGGAGGTCCTCTGCGTTAGGGCAATGATGCCTTCAGGGTCACCTTGTAAGATCCTGTGCTTCAGAGATTCCCGAGTTGTGAATTAAGTTAATTTGGTTAATTTGGTTCCTGTAACAAACATTGTCTTTGgagtgctgttttattttagtggCATTGAGCTACTCAGAGGTGCAGTGGCAGGAAAATAATTGTTAATAAGTTGGAAAGTTGCAGATCAAAAAAAGGGCCCAACAGTCTACAGTCAAATGAAGtgacaagaaaaacacacaaggcaTTTCTAAACATTTATAGTATGGATTACCAAACTATACAATACcatgaataaatatattttctgcCACAAAACCCACATGGTAATCCTAATGTCTTCATGCAGAAAAagttttggctgtttgtttgtgcaggaCATATTTTAGAGCAGGTGCTTTCATAGATTCtagaaaaaagttttcattaaaaataagaaaaattagaaaaaaaaaaaaaacaaaaccggTACAATTAGGcggtaacacttcacaataagagtacaacaattaacgttagttaatgctgtaataaacattaagtaactggtaataaacattaagtaacagttaactaactgttaactaatgtgtctaagaatcatgtattaatgctgttcatgctaaggtattcatttatatgttatttaaggattattgtagatattattaacattagtaaatgccataataatcattaactaacagttaattcaccattatggcattaactaacattaactcacgttaattgttgtactcttattgtaaagtgttaccaattagGCTACTGTGGCTACATAATGGCTTTAGCTTGATAAAGGACTACAGTTTCTAGGGTGCTGGAGCGCCGATTTCAGTCAGCTGGCCAGCTCTCAGTGACAAAAATGCTTTTGTGCCCAACTCACCAAGAGTTTTtgctcaaaatatcagtaaaatttctttcaaacagtcatgctggctcttgctgcaAAAAAGAATGAAGTGGGACAAGCACTTagcacaaaataaatttaattttaagatCATGATCCTACACGACTAGTCAGCACTATTCATAAGGTATCTACTCTTGCCAATACATTTTATCAACCCAGACCCACGGTCAGGCCCAGTTCAAGCTTTCCCGGTAGTACTGACCACTTTGTCGATTCATGTGCTGCTAATCCTAATATTTCCGACAGGatttgaaggcagcacatgTCACCCAGCCCCGCCACCTCTGCTGCGCTGGTGCGCCTGCGTGAAAACTAAACCCTCAGCTCTGTCTGTAATGGCCCTCTTCGATTGTCAAGGGTGAACCAGGAACTTTCCCTAAGCAGGGACGTAAACCCGTAAAGTTCAGGGGCCGATTGTGTCTCCTT encodes the following:
- the ezh1 gene encoding histone-lysine N-methyltransferase EZH1, which translates into the protein MDETEAPAPATGPVPPTTRSQPSSYTASRSLLEWRRRVKSEYMRLRQLKRLKKAEQVKALFMSNRQKIEQQTDILNADWSKLRIQSIPLSTSSGALSSKKMCAVEFGFPAFKAQAIAMRPLSTVAGIPFMYSWSPLQHNFMVEDETFLHNIPYMGDEVLEQDEAFLEELIDNYDGVHGDREGGFINDEIFKELVEALSQYSDQEEEEEEEEEAVAEEEVEKKEEERAMRRSSVEGSEDTKAGTVAFLKRKRRSITEAKDLSSSKKIPHDKIFTAIASMFPYKGTMEELKEKYKDLLEPPSPVKLPPLCTPNMDGPFAKSVQREQSLHSFHTLFCRRCFKYDCFLHPFHATPNVYKRKSKEIRMETEPCGLDCFLLQKGAKEFVDQNMLRSQRSRRRRRQQRPPSSSCAGPSAGSAEEGKEGDSDRETTSSSEGNSRCQSPIKLRPGEEEREQQEGCVVQWSGAEESLFRVLHGTYYNNFCSIARLIGTKNCKQVYEFAVKEVLIHRVPLEDGGISPQKKKRKHRLWAKIQLKKDNSSNQVYNYQPCDHPDHPCDSSCPCVMTQNFCEKFCQCEHECQNRFPGCRCKTQCNTKQCPCYLAVRECDPDLCMTCGAADHWDSKVVSCKNCSIQRGLKKHLLLAPSDVAGWGTFIKEPVQKNEFISEYCGELISQDEADRRGRIYDKYMSSFLFNLNNDFVVDATRKGNKIRFANHSVNPNCYAKVVMVNGDHRIGIFAKRAILQGEELFFDYRYSQADALKYVGIEREVDVTFHNPS